A stretch of Rhododendron vialii isolate Sample 1 chromosome 4a, ASM3025357v1 DNA encodes these proteins:
- the LOC131324652 gene encoding uncharacterized protein LOC131324652, whose translation MMAHKHLHELLQEDQEPFLLKNYISDRKSQLQIVPKSSVLQPEKRIRITDSSISKRSLYKQACFFSYKNSPDLRKSPAKSSNAVSLHVPARTAALLLESALRIQKQSSARRPRTQISNLGAGLFSSILRRLSGKNHTRKYEIGNGEAVVSARKTGGKGKELNGNVASVDDGSAVEMGFSYSCNDDENRGRNSGIWSGGKSGGKGEKLKGSVVRVEDGSPIEMGFFSFDCSTSRRASTIWSESNEEKSLDLESSSSTSSRSYGFEEIGDERPNEDFGFCEKGFCSSPLSPFRFALETNHSFGDRTPVFLSPAASPSGHKIQEREDCEVLLLESMVEEEEEKEQFSPVSVLDPPFEDDDDCNEEGSYDLECSYAIVQRAKQQLLHKLRRFEKLAELDPIELERRMLEEQDDDDYMNFEDPDEGGEEEFDEAESLSSYTETNAHYFVREVLGKLGFQFSQVPAHMDRLVSDLIAEEKREEDGTDDAESVARRVCKRLDSWKEEKSNTIHMMVGLDFRRGSDHGWKRTDKNQVTEAAMEIEQSIFRLLVEELSEELMEFSGESS comes from the exons ATGATGGCTCATAAGCATCTGCACGAGCTATTGCAAGAAGATCAAGAGCCATTCCTTCTCAAAAACTACATTTCCGATAGAAAATCTCAGCTCCAAATAGTACCCAAATCCTCAGTATTACAACCCGAAAAACGCATACGTATCACCGACAGCTCGATTTCGAAGCGTAGCCTCTATAAACAGGCATGTTTTTTCTCCTACAAAAACTCGCCGGATCTAAGGAAGAGCCCGGCCAAGAGCTCAAATGCCGTTAGCCTTCATGTCCCTGCTAGAACAGCTGCTCTGCTTCTTGAATCTGCATTGAGGATTCAAAAGCAATCCTCGGCCAGAAGACCCAGAACCCAGATTAGTAATCTGGGTGCGGGCTTATTCAGCTCGATTCTCAGGAGATTGAGCGGTAAAAACCATACCAGGAAGTATGAAATCGGTAACGGTGAGGCTGTGGTTTCCGCGAGGAAAACAGGCGGTAAGGGCAAGGAATTGAACGGAAATGTTGCGAGTGTGGACGACGGGAGTGCTGTTGAGATGGGTTTTTCTTATTCTTGTAATGATGATGAAAATAGAGGGCGAAATAGTGGTATTTGGTCCGGTGGAAAATCGGGCGGAAAAGGCGAGAAATTGAAGGGAAGTGTGGTTAGGGTGGAAGATGGAAGTCCCATTGAGATgggttttttctcttttgattgCAGCACGAGTAGGCGTGCAAGTACTATTTGGTCGGAGAGCAACGAGGAGAAGTCGTTGGATTTGGAGAGTTCTTCCAGTACTAGTAGCAGGTCTTATGGTTTTGAAGAGATTGGGGATGAAAGACCAAATGAGGATTTTGGGTTTTGTGAGAAGGGATTCTGTTCAAGCCCCTTGAGCCCTTTTCGATTTGCTCTCGAAACGAACCACTCTTTCGGTGACCGGACGCCGGTGTTCTTGTCGCCGGCAGCGTCTCCGAGTGGCCACAAGATACAG gagagagaggattgtgAAGTACTCCTACTAGAGAGCATggtagaagaggaggaagagaaggAACAATTCAGTCCAGTATCCGTTCTGGACCCTCCATTTGAAGACGATGACGACTGCAACGAAGAAGGCAGTTATGATCTCGAATGCAGCTACGCAATTGTACAAA GGGCAAAACAGCAACTACTGCACAAGCTACGCAGATTTGAGAAACTCGCCGAGTTGGATCCTATTGAACTAGAAAGGAGAATGTTAGAAGAACAAGACGACGACGACTATATGAATTTTGAGGATCCGGACGAAGGAGGAGAAGAGGAATTCGATGAGGCCGAGTCACTTTCGTCGTATACAGAAACTAATGCCCATTATTTCGTTAGAGAAGTTCTTGGCAAATTGGGCTTCCAGTTTAGCCAAGTACCGGCACACATGGACAGACTGGTTTCAGACCTCATTGcagaagagaaaagagaggaggaTGGCACCGACGATGCTGAATCGGTGGCGAGACGGGTTTGTAAAAGGTTGGATTCATGGAAGGAGGAGAAATCTAACACCATTCATATGATGGTAGGGTTGGATTTCAGAAGAGGGAGTGATCATGGGTGGAAAAGAACAGACAAAAACCAGGTGACTGAGGCTGCAATGGAAATTGAGCAATCTATTTTCAGATTATTAGTGGAGGAATTATCAGAGGAGCTTATGGAGTTTAGTGGAGAGAGTTCATGA